In Candidatus Kaistella beijingensis, a genomic segment contains:
- a CDS encoding DNA repair protein RecN, producing MLSRIFIQNFALIDSLEITLNKGLQVITGETGAGKSIILGALRLILGERADAKSIQNSETKSIVEAEFNINGNFKNFFEENDLDFENQTVIRREILPTGKSRAFVNDVPVTLETLKMLSSKLIDIHSQFETSNLFDEEYQFKIIDGLSKNKTLILSYQKEFSDYKKLQKDLENFKKQLSDGNKESDYKTFLLNELNEANLDELDFEELQNQISKQVNAEAITENLSQIFTKLDLEEIGILDSFAEIKNKLSKVAGLSHEFSLLNQRLEENFLEFKDIIFELQNGAEKMETSPEILFELNSKINRINSLFVKHNVNSVEDLKKIRDDISGEQSGFAELENDIADIEEKIADATIRLEEISSDLSKNRKKSVPVFIKKVEVLLKQLGLEKAKIEVELSDSQNFNQFGKENIQLLFQANSGFPLKPIQTAISGGERSRVMLSIKKLMAENAELPTLILDEIDTGVSGKVAEEMGNVMKEMAENMQLIVITHLAQVAAKGNNNYKVVKQDVSGKTQSNIISLNQDEKLQEIAQLLSGSKITEAAVLQAKELMK from the coding sequence ATGCTGTCAAGAATTTTCATTCAAAATTTTGCGCTTATCGATTCTCTTGAAATTACTTTAAACAAAGGTTTACAGGTAATCACGGGTGAAACAGGTGCCGGAAAATCGATCATTCTTGGAGCGTTGCGTTTGATTTTGGGGGAGAGAGCCGATGCCAAATCAATCCAAAATTCTGAAACCAAAAGTATTGTTGAAGCAGAATTCAACATCAATGGAAATTTTAAAAATTTCTTTGAAGAAAACGATTTAGACTTTGAAAATCAAACGGTTATCCGAAGAGAAATTTTACCCACAGGAAAATCGAGAGCATTTGTAAACGATGTTCCCGTAACTTTGGAAACACTGAAGATGCTTTCGTCAAAACTCATTGATATCCACTCGCAATTTGAAACATCCAATTTGTTCGACGAGGAATATCAGTTTAAAATCATTGATGGACTATCCAAGAACAAGACGCTTATTCTTAGTTATCAGAAAGAATTTTCAGATTATAAAAAACTTCAGAAAGATTTAGAAAACTTCAAAAAACAACTTTCCGATGGAAATAAAGAAAGCGACTACAAAACTTTTCTGTTGAATGAATTGAATGAAGCAAACCTTGACGAGCTCGATTTCGAGGAACTTCAAAACCAAATCAGTAAACAAGTAAATGCAGAAGCCATCACCGAAAACCTCTCCCAAATCTTTACTAAACTCGACTTGGAGGAAATCGGAATTCTGGATTCCTTTGCTGAAATCAAAAATAAACTTTCAAAAGTGGCGGGATTGTCGCATGAATTCTCTCTTTTAAATCAGCGTTTAGAAGAAAATTTTCTTGAGTTTAAAGACATTATTTTCGAGCTTCAAAACGGAGCAGAAAAAATGGAGACCAGTCCCGAAATTTTATTTGAATTAAATTCTAAAATCAACAGAATCAATTCGCTATTTGTAAAGCACAATGTGAATTCTGTTGAGGATTTAAAGAAAATCCGTGATGATATTTCCGGCGAACAAAGCGGTTTTGCGGAACTTGAAAATGATATTGCCGATATTGAAGAGAAAATTGCCGATGCAACAATCCGATTGGAAGAAATTTCTTCCGATTTATCGAAAAACCGAAAAAAATCAGTTCCTGTTTTCATTAAAAAAGTCGAAGTTTTGCTGAAGCAACTCGGTCTTGAAAAAGCAAAAATCGAGGTCGAACTTTCAGACAGTCAAAACTTTAACCAATTCGGCAAAGAAAATATTCAACTGTTGTTTCAGGCGAATTCGGGATTTCCGTTAAAGCCGATCCAAACCGCAATTTCTGGTGGAGAAAGGTCAAGAGTGATGCTTTCCATCAAAAAACTGATGGCGGAAAATGCGGAACTTCCCACTTTAATTCTAGACGAGATCGACACAGGAGTTTCCGGGAAAGTCGCCGAGGAAATGGGAAATGTGATGAAAGAAATGGCTGAAAACATGCAGCTCATCGTCATTACGCACCTCGCTCAAGTCGCCGCAAAGGGAAACAACAATTACAAAGTAGTGAAACAAGACGTTTCCGGGAAAACGCAATCGAACATTATTTCTTTAAACCAAGACGAGAAATTACAGGAAATCGCACAACTTTTGTCGGGCTCAAAAATTACGGAAGCCGCTGTTTTACAGGCGAAGGAATTGATGAAGTAA
- a CDS encoding GLPGLI family protein — MKKLGILILAFSAQIFLAQASRFVYQVTMKPDAANPSDIKTENAYLDVNKEKSIFYSENRMKRDSIFGRARQTGSFNFDRSQMQSLRSNIDFTIEKDFKTGTKTFTSRIARDQYSYDEDRPMEWKILPETTRIGDYKTQKAETNFGGRTWYAWFTTDVPFQDGPYKFSGLPGLIVKVEDSKGDYSFDLKETKKIAELQNLDSFGSVIKVKRKDYEKQNAAFRNDPVSFFQAQMSSGRGGSGISAPMSRSGGGMRQPDPNQRKQMEERIKEEIKKTNNPIEIQ; from the coding sequence ATGAAAAAATTAGGAATCCTCATTTTGGCATTTTCCGCCCAAATTTTCTTGGCACAAGCAAGCCGTTTTGTTTACCAGGTCACCATGAAACCAGATGCTGCGAATCCTTCCGACATCAAAACAGAAAACGCTTATCTCGATGTAAATAAAGAAAAATCAATTTTTTATTCTGAAAATCGAATGAAAAGAGATTCTATTTTTGGAAGAGCTCGACAAACAGGAAGTTTTAATTTTGATAGAAGTCAGATGCAAAGTTTGCGTTCCAACATCGATTTCACGATCGAGAAAGATTTTAAAACAGGTACAAAAACTTTTACATCAAGAATTGCAAGAGACCAGTATTCCTACGATGAAGACCGACCAATGGAATGGAAAATTCTTCCTGAAACAACAAGAATTGGCGACTACAAAACTCAAAAGGCAGAAACCAATTTTGGCGGACGAACTTGGTACGCTTGGTTTACAACAGATGTTCCCTTCCAAGACGGGCCGTATAAATTTTCGGGACTTCCGGGATTGATTGTGAAAGTGGAAGATTCAAAAGGTGACTATTCATTTGATTTAAAAGAGACGAAAAAAATTGCAGAACTTCAAAATTTGGATTCTTTTGGAAGCGTTATTAAAGTAAAAAGAAAAGATTACGAGAAACAAAATGCGGCTTTCCGAAACGACCCGGTTTCGTTTTTTCAGGCACAAATGAGTTCTGGAAGAGGAGGTTCAGGAATTTCTGCTCCAATGAGTAGAAGTGGAGGTGGAATGAGACAACCCGATCCAAATCAGCGCAAACAAATGGAAGAAAGAATTAAGGAGGAAATCAAGAAAACGAATAATCCGATTGAGATTCAGTAA
- a CDS encoding HesB/IscA family protein: MIKVSDQAKEKAIQLMTEDGFKPFEDYIRVGVKSGGCSGLEYVLKFDNQKTDSDQVFEDNGIKIIVDKKSILYLAGTTLEFSGGLNGKGFVFNNPNANRTCGCGESFSL; this comes from the coding sequence ATGATAAAAGTAAGCGATCAAGCAAAAGAAAAAGCCATTCAGTTGATGACCGAAGACGGCTTCAAACCTTTTGAGGATTACATAAGAGTCGGCGTGAAAAGCGGTGGCTGCTCCGGTTTGGAATATGTTTTAAAGTTTGATAACCAAAAAACAGATTCCGACCAAGTTTTTGAAGATAATGGAATTAAAATCATTGTCGATAAAAAATCCATCCTTTATCTTGCAGGAACAACGCTTGAATTTTCAGGAGGATTGAATGGAAAAGGATTTGTGTTCAACAATCCAAATGCGAACAGAACTTGTGGATGCGGAGAATCTTTTAGTCTATAA
- the sufB gene encoding Fe-S cluster assembly protein SufB: MAKYTEDDLREDLKTKEYEAGFYTDIEYEDFPVGLNEDIVRMISAKKNEPEWMTEWRLEAFRVWLKMEEPNWANVTYEKPDFQAIRYYAAPKKKPELASLDEVDPELLRTFERLGINIEEQKRLTGVAVDIVMDSVSVKTTFQETLKEKGIIFCPISEAIQNYPDLVKKYIGKVVPRGDNFYAALNSAVFSDGSFCYIPKGVKCPMELSTYFRINQSGSGQFERTLVIADEGSYVSYLEGCTAPSRDENQLHAAVVELIAMDGAEIKYSTVQNWYPGDAEGKGGVFNFVTKRGICENNAKISWTQVETGSAVTWKYPSCILKGDNSIGEFYSIAVTNHHQYADTGTKMIHIGKNTKSTIISKGISAGKSNNSYRGLVKVMPTAKGARNFSQCDSLLMGNECGAHTFPYIEIKDPSAQLEHEATTSKIGEDQIFYCNQRGIDTERAIALIVNGFGKEVLNKLPMEFAIEAQKLLEISLEGSVG; the protein is encoded by the coding sequence ATGGCGAAGTATACAGAAGATGATTTAAGAGAAGATCTTAAAACAAAAGAATATGAAGCGGGATTTTATACCGATATCGAGTATGAAGATTTCCCGGTTGGCTTGAATGAAGATATCGTCCGTATGATTTCGGCAAAGAAAAATGAACCGGAATGGATGACGGAATGGAGATTGGAAGCTTTCCGAGTTTGGTTGAAAATGGAAGAACCAAATTGGGCTAATGTTACGTACGAAAAGCCTGATTTTCAGGCGATAAGATATTACGCAGCACCAAAGAAAAAACCTGAATTGGCAAGTTTGGACGAAGTGGATCCTGAATTATTGAGAACTTTCGAAAGATTGGGAATCAACATCGAAGAACAAAAAAGATTGACCGGAGTTGCAGTTGATATCGTAATGGATTCCGTTTCGGTGAAAACGACTTTTCAGGAAACCTTAAAGGAAAAAGGAATTATTTTCTGTCCGATTTCTGAAGCGATTCAAAATTATCCGGATTTAGTTAAAAAATATATCGGAAAGGTGGTTCCAAGAGGCGATAATTTCTACGCAGCCTTAAATTCTGCAGTGTTTTCTGATGGAAGTTTCTGTTACATTCCAAAAGGCGTGAAATGTCCGATGGAACTTTCCACGTATTTCAGAATCAACCAATCCGGAAGCGGACAGTTTGAAAGAACGTTGGTTATTGCAGATGAAGGAAGCTACGTTTCCTATCTCGAAGGCTGCACTGCGCCGTCAAGAGACGAGAATCAACTTCACGCCGCCGTTGTTGAATTAATCGCAATGGATGGAGCGGAAATTAAATATTCCACCGTTCAAAACTGGTATCCCGGAGATGCAGAAGGAAAAGGTGGCGTTTTCAATTTCGTAACAAAACGAGGAATTTGTGAGAATAATGCAAAAATTTCCTGGACGCAGGTGGAAACCGGTTCTGCCGTAACTTGGAAATATCCGAGCTGTATTTTGAAAGGAGACAATTCAATCGGCGAATTTTATTCCATCGCGGTGACCAATCATCATCAATATGCAGATACAGGAACGAAGATGATTCACATCGGAAAAAACACGAAATCTACCATTATTTCCAAGGGAATTTCGGCAGGAAAATCCAACAATTCTTACCGCGGTTTGGTGAAAGTAATGCCGACTGCGAAAGGAGCGAGAAATTTTTCGCAGTGTGATTCGCTTTTGATGGGAAATGAATGTGGAGCGCACACTTTTCCTTACATCGAAATCAAAGATCCTTCTGCACAGTTGGAACACGAAGCCACTACTTCAAAAATCGGTGAAGACCAAATTTTCTACTGTAACCAGAGAGGAATCGACACGGAACGAGCAATCGCCTTGATTGTCAATGGTTTCGGAAAAGAAGTGTTAAATAAACTTCCAATGGAATTTGCTATCGAAGCACAGAAATTATTGGAAATCTCATTGGAGGGAAGTGTCGGATAA
- the sufC gene encoding Fe-S cluster assembly ATPase SufC produces the protein MLTINNLHAEIENGVEILKGINLKINPGEVHAIMGPNGAGKSTLSSVIAGKEDYVVTDGEIIFEGEDIVEDAPEERAHKGIFMSFQYPVEIPGVSVTNFIKAAMNETRKANGQEDMPAKEMLGLIRENSEKLGIKKDFLSRSLNEGFSGGEKKRNEIFQMLMLNPKLAILDETDSGLDIDALRIVADGVNSFKNEGNAVLLITHYQRLLDYIQPDFVHVLADGKIIKTGDKTLALELEEKGYDWLLN, from the coding sequence ATGTTAACGATCAATAACCTACACGCCGAAATCGAAAACGGCGTAGAAATCTTAAAAGGAATTAATTTAAAAATCAATCCGGGCGAAGTTCACGCAATTATGGGACCGAACGGAGCAGGAAAATCCACCCTTTCCTCTGTAATTGCAGGAAAAGAAGATTACGTAGTAACCGATGGTGAAATTATTTTCGAAGGTGAAGACATCGTGGAAGATGCGCCGGAAGAAAGAGCGCACAAAGGAATCTTCATGTCGTTTCAATATCCGGTGGAAATTCCTGGAGTTTCGGTGACAAACTTCATCAAAGCAGCGATGAACGAAACGAGAAAAGCAAACGGACAGGAAGATATGCCCGCAAAAGAAATGCTTGGTTTGATCCGCGAAAACTCCGAAAAATTGGGAATTAAAAAAGATTTTCTTTCTCGTTCATTGAATGAAGGATTTTCAGGCGGCGAGAAAAAAAGAAACGAAATTTTCCAAATGTTGATGTTGAATCCAAAACTGGCAATCCTCGACGAAACTGATTCAGGTTTGGATATCGACGCTTTGAGAATTGTTGCAGACGGCGTAAATTCTTTCAAAAATGAAGGAAACGCTGTTCTTTTAATCACCCATTACCAAAGACTTTTGGATTATATTCAACCTGATTTCGTGCACGTTTTAGCTGATGGAAAAATCATCAAAACAGGCGACAAAACTTTAGCCTTAGAATTGGAAGAAAAAGGTTACGATTGGCTTTTAAATTAG
- the sufD gene encoding Fe-S cluster assembly protein SufD — protein sequence MALLENIQNNHSSFLETLKHSFLDENRKSALKNFFQQGFPTKKDEEYKYTNLREITEKNYNFFPNEHHTISKQQIDELHLGEENFDWIVFVNGHLHKELSKISIENVELLSFNYALNSPEHKDVFEKYFNTIANKDLAFVNLNLAYVKTGFFLKVPKNVVIEKPIHVFYLSQNQDENTFYNTRNLLIAEEGSKIEIIESHHNFDDTFVLTNSVTEIFTYQNAKADWHKLQNDSDTSYLIDHTFAKQERDSLTTVNTFSFGGKIVRNNLDFIHNGQNINSFMNGITIIGNEQLVDHHTAVHHNTPNCESYQNYKGIFKDKSHGVFNGKVFVDKIAQKTNAYQQNNNVLLNEGATIDTKPQLEIFADDVKCSHGCTVGQLNDDALFYLRARGISKKEAQALLLYAFANDAMENIDIEPLKLKISKLLAEKLEVNLAFEDIF from the coding sequence ATGGCTTTATTAGAAAACATACAAAACAATCATTCGTCTTTTCTTGAAACGTTGAAGCATAGCTTCTTGGATGAAAACCGTAAATCTGCTTTGAAAAACTTCTTTCAACAAGGTTTTCCCACCAAAAAAGATGAGGAATACAAATACACCAATCTTCGCGAAATCACCGAAAAGAACTACAATTTCTTTCCGAACGAACACCACACGATTTCAAAACAGCAAATAGACGAACTGCATTTAGGCGAAGAAAATTTTGATTGGATTGTGTTTGTAAATGGGCATCTTCACAAGGAATTATCAAAAATTTCTATTGAAAATGTGGAACTTCTTTCGTTCAATTACGCATTGAACAGCCCTGAACACAAAGACGTTTTCGAAAAATATTTCAACACCATCGCCAACAAAGATTTGGCTTTCGTGAATTTGAATTTGGCATACGTAAAAACAGGATTTTTCCTGAAAGTTCCAAAAAATGTGGTGATAGAAAAACCAATTCACGTTTTCTATCTCTCTCAAAATCAAGATGAAAACACGTTTTACAACACAAGAAATCTTTTAATCGCGGAAGAAGGTTCCAAAATTGAAATTATCGAAAGTCACCACAATTTTGACGATACTTTTGTTTTAACCAATTCCGTGACGGAAATCTTTACCTACCAAAATGCAAAAGCAGATTGGCATAAATTGCAAAATGACAGCGACACTTCCTATTTAATCGACCACACTTTTGCAAAACAGGAACGCGACAGTTTGACGACAGTGAACACCTTTTCTTTCGGTGGAAAAATCGTGAGAAATAATTTGGATTTCATTCATAACGGACAGAATATCAACTCTTTCATGAACGGAATCACGATTATCGGGAATGAGCAGCTGGTTGACCATCACACCGCAGTTCACCACAACACGCCGAATTGCGAATCTTACCAAAATTACAAGGGAATTTTCAAGGACAAATCTCACGGCGTTTTCAACGGGAAAGTTTTTGTAGATAAAATTGCTCAAAAAACCAATGCTTATCAACAGAATAACAACGTTTTACTCAACGAAGGCGCAACAATCGACACCAAACCCCAACTTGAAATTTTCGCCGATGATGTGAAATGTTCGCACGGTTGTACCGTTGGTCAGTTGAACGACGACGCTTTGTTTTACTTAAGAGCAAGAGGAATTTCCAAGAAAGAAGCGCAAGCTTTATTACTGTACGCTTTTGCTAATGATGCAATGGAAAACATTGATATCGAACCACTTAAATTAAAAATATCCAAACTTTTAGCAGAAAAATTAGAAGTGAATTTGGCTTTTGAGGATATTTTTTAA